In Methanofastidiosum sp., the following proteins share a genomic window:
- a CDS encoding AAA family ATPase produces MESPDLKKTEQIREYLKEEYEYFDLVEVLKEKGFSEKTLEKEEIKALVASAQEVVNQIQHERGMLKNEIKVFLEGRINRLEQRIRELNEPPFMIGIYVRPLPQEGMHEIFDYVNYRIIAYMIDDIYVNKGDKIRYKFIEAKEGGRFVILDRHPGKVDTTLGEIIKIEGKYATVRFDTYHEMMMDIGDFLESKDPYLKAGATVTLFGNSKDWEILEVKPNVKYGDDLLLEKKPKIKREEIGGLDEAILEIDQAVGSALSYDFIKEKVTKLKIERTKGIMLYGPPGCGKTLIARYAASISSRNFINVDKELRSKWFGETQQNIEELFKYAEEKAPSVLFFDEFDSLVPERESGSEAARLENPIVNKFLQLLDGLEEMGDVIVIIATNRPDIIDPAILRPGRIDKHIRIGRPDTKEAGEKILDIYLKPDQLIPHPLEIEKYGSIKRFAEAMKQTILEELYEKNRICNIEKLGLINVPIKETISGAMIKNIVIKTKKYYVNRLDKYAKLIDVINNIYHNKLYIEKNCDVLCKYIIDECHEVSKELGETAEKVIGDIKKDLIADISDRIEEDFLLNRIEIYIDQNEGMLIEDSIKAIEEDCGNIQR; encoded by the coding sequence GTGGAATCTCCTGATTTAAAAAAGACAGAACAGATTAGAGAATATCTAAAAGAGGAATACGAATATTTTGATCTTGTCGAAGTTTTAAAAGAAAAAGGATTTTCTGAAAAAACTCTTGAGAAAGAAGAAATAAAGGCCCTCGTAGCTTCAGCACAAGAAGTAGTAAATCAGATACAGCATGAGAGAGGAATGTTAAAAAATGAGATTAAGGTATTCCTCGAAGGTAGAATAAATAGGCTTGAACAGAGAATAAGGGAGTTAAACGAACCCCCATTCATGATTGGAATATATGTGAGACCTCTTCCCCAAGAAGGGATGCATGAGATTTTTGATTATGTTAATTATAGAATTATAGCTTACATGATTGATGATATATATGTCAACAAAGGTGACAAGATACGTTACAAATTCATTGAGGCGAAAGAAGGAGGAAGATTTGTAATACTGGATAGACATCCTGGAAAAGTTGACACTACACTTGGCGAGATAATAAAAATTGAAGGTAAGTATGCAACTGTAAGATTTGATACTTATCATGAGATGATGATGGATATTGGAGATTTTTTAGAGTCTAAAGATCCCTATCTTAAAGCTGGGGCAACAGTTACTTTGTTTGGAAATTCAAAGGATTGGGAGATACTTGAAGTTAAACCCAATGTAAAATATGGTGATGATCTCCTTCTTGAAAAGAAACCAAAGATAAAACGAGAGGAGATTGGCGGGCTTGACGAGGCAATTTTAGAGATTGATCAGGCGGTTGGTTCAGCACTTAGTTATGATTTTATTAAAGAAAAAGTCACTAAACTAAAAATTGAAAGGACCAAAGGCATAATGCTTTATGGCCCTCCAGGATGTGGAAAAACATTAATTGCACGTTATGCAGCCTCTATTTCTTCAAGAAACTTTATCAACGTAGATAAGGAACTTAGAAGCAAATGGTTTGGGGAAACTCAACAAAATATCGAGGAATTGTTCAAGTATGCAGAAGAGAAAGCACCTTCAGTTCTATTCTTCGATGAATTTGATAGTCTAGTTCCAGAAAGGGAATCAGGTTCAGAAGCGGCAAGGCTTGAAAATCCAATTGTAAATAAATTTTTACAACTACTTGACGGTCTTGAAGAAATGGGGGATGTCATTGTTATTATAGCTACAAATAGACCTGACATCATTGATCCTGCAATTTTAAGGCCGGGAAGAATTGACAAGCATATTAGAATTGGAAGGCCAGATACAAAAGAGGCTGGAGAAAAAATATTGGACATATACCTGAAGCCCGACCAATTAATCCCCCACCCGCTTGAAATCGAAAAATATGGTTCTATCAAGAGATTTGCAGAAGCTATGAAACAAACTATACTTGAGGAGCTATATGAAAAGAATAGAATTTGTAATATTGAAAAACTTGGCTTAATAAATGTTCCAATTAAAGAAACTATCTCCGGTGCAATGATTAAAAACATTGTAATAAAAACAAAGAAGTACTATGTCAATAGGCTTGATAAATATGCAAAATTAATCGATGTAATAAACAACATCTATCACAATAAACTTTACATTGAGAAAAACTGTGACGTTCTATGTAAATATATTATAGATGAATGTCATGAAGTTTCAAAGGAGCTTGGGGAAACAGCTGAAAAAGTAATAGGGGATATCAAGAAAGATTTGATAGCTGACATTTCTGATAGAATTGAAGAGGATTTCTTGTTAAATAGAATTGAGATTTACATTGACCAAAACGAAGGAATGCTAATTGAAGATTCAATAAAGGCCATAGAAGAAGATTGTGGAAACATTCAGCGATAG
- a CDS encoding DEAD/DEAH box helicase: MSFELLGEDIVRILNEFNITSPTDIQKSSLPEILNRNNVLLMAPTGSGKTEAAIFPLLRLVKDSNAPGIKILYIAPLRALNRDLLQRLEKMGEAMGISIKARHGDTVQSERRRQSLKPPDVLITTPETLQALYTGKKLREHLKSVMAVVVDEIHEIAEDKRGIQLSLALERIERLKNGSIQRIGLSATVGSKEEVAKFLVGEGREVKIIQSQIKKEFDIEVETPEIFEEDIMTAENLKISPYVASSIRRIKELIDAHKSILLFVNTRQMAETLSSRFNLMEMNFIDVHHSSLSKETRIDVETRFKNGEIKGIVCTSSMELGIDVGAVDLVIQYGSPRQVSKLLQRVGRAGHKTYLVSKGVILASDEEICESAVIAKNALNYRIERSLIPEKPLDVLSHQIIGLSMESNEVSIEEAFSLFKKSYPYRNMSLEEFWRVLYFLESIKLIWINNGITYKRSKQGMFYYFENLSMIPDTKQYRVVEVGTGSSLGVLDENFIVSNIEVGGNFIVRGRTWKVLNIEEERIEVTETRSVGAIPSWEGELIPVPLFVSRDVHEIFNDGSKIGELPLTKDTKQILRDLLDDQSKYFSYSKDSLVIEDIGEFVILHIFNGSKANDTLGRVITSLLAQRFGESMGMRTDPYHIMIKFPPGIKDGGTVVKNTLIELNEDHVIPILDIVLKNTPLFEWKMIQIAKRFGVVRANSEKYLMKNILKLYRNTPLYEETLNELYHDKLEIEPVKEFIRNIKNGKINIVINKNNEPSTFSKYLLEGSSFELLYPKRPDKEIIKYLKKRLLEKRVTVACLHCRNWKTTLSVNNFDDNPQCPQCSARYIGILRRREDLEIVRKGQKGKLDEEEKKTLKEIKDSADLILPYGKKAIIVLAGIGIGPRTAKRILAKDRKNEEDLFRDILSAERVYARTKMFWQSNKQ, translated from the coding sequence ATGAGCTTTGAGCTTTTAGGCGAAGATATTGTCAGGATTTTAAACGAATTTAATATTACTTCTCCTACTGATATCCAGAAAAGCTCACTTCCAGAGATACTAAATAGAAACAATGTTTTATTGATGGCTCCGACAGGTTCTGGAAAAACTGAAGCCGCAATATTTCCTCTCCTAAGGCTAGTGAAGGATAGCAATGCACCGGGTATAAAAATACTTTATATTGCCCCCTTAAGGGCACTTAATAGGGACCTTCTCCAAAGACTTGAAAAAATGGGGGAAGCTATGGGGATTTCAATTAAAGCAAGACACGGGGACACAGTTCAAAGCGAGAGAAGAAGACAAAGCTTGAAACCTCCCGATGTTCTGATTACCACACCAGAAACATTACAGGCACTTTATACTGGAAAGAAATTAAGGGAACATCTAAAATCTGTAATGGCAGTTGTAGTAGATGAAATCCATGAAATAGCTGAGGACAAAAGGGGCATACAGCTAAGTTTAGCTCTTGAAAGGATTGAAAGACTAAAAAATGGAAGTATACAGAGAATTGGGCTCTCAGCTACAGTTGGATCAAAAGAAGAAGTTGCAAAGTTTTTAGTGGGAGAGGGAAGGGAAGTTAAGATAATCCAGTCTCAGATAAAAAAAGAGTTCGACATCGAAGTTGAAACTCCAGAAATCTTTGAAGAAGACATCATGACGGCAGAGAATCTGAAAATATCCCCTTATGTAGCATCATCAATTAGAAGAATAAAGGAACTGATAGACGCCCATAAAAGCATCCTTCTTTTTGTCAATACCCGTCAAATGGCCGAAACTCTTTCATCAAGATTTAATCTTATGGAAATGAATTTTATTGATGTTCACCATTCTTCGCTCTCCAAAGAAACTAGGATTGATGTGGAAACTAGATTCAAGAATGGAGAAATCAAAGGGATAGTATGCACATCAAGCATGGAGCTTGGGATAGATGTTGGCGCAGTTGATCTAGTTATCCAGTATGGTAGCCCAAGACAAGTATCAAAGCTTTTGCAGAGAGTCGGGAGGGCTGGCCACAAAACTTATCTTGTTTCAAAAGGGGTAATTCTCGCAAGTGATGAAGAGATATGTGAGTCTGCTGTAATTGCAAAAAATGCTCTAAATTATAGAATAGAACGTTCACTTATACCAGAAAAACCTCTTGACGTTTTATCTCATCAGATAATTGGGCTTTCAATGGAAAGCAATGAAGTTTCTATTGAAGAGGCTTTCTCCCTTTTTAAAAAATCTTATCCCTATAGAAATATGAGTCTAGAGGAATTTTGGAGGGTACTATACTTTTTAGAAAGTATAAAACTAATATGGATTAATAATGGAATAACTTACAAAAGATCTAAACAAGGGATGTTTTATTATTTTGAAAATTTATCAATGATTCCTGACACAAAACAGTACCGTGTTGTTGAAGTGGGAACAGGTTCATCTTTAGGTGTACTAGATGAGAACTTCATTGTTTCAAACATTGAAGTAGGTGGAAACTTTATAGTTCGTGGGAGAACATGGAAGGTATTAAACATTGAAGAAGAAAGAATAGAAGTAACTGAAACTAGGTCTGTAGGTGCAATACCTTCTTGGGAAGGTGAGCTCATCCCTGTTCCATTGTTTGTTTCTAGGGATGTGCATGAAATTTTCAACGATGGCTCTAAGATAGGAGAATTGCCCTTAACAAAAGATACAAAGCAGATTCTACGTGATTTGCTTGATGACCAGTCAAAGTATTTTTCTTATTCTAAAGATTCTTTGGTAATTGAAGATATTGGAGAGTTTGTCATTCTCCACATTTTTAATGGGTCTAAGGCAAATGATACATTGGGCAGGGTAATAACATCCCTACTTGCACAGAGATTTGGAGAGTCAATGGGGATGAGGACAGATCCATACCACATAATGATAAAATTTCCTCCTGGAATAAAAGATGGGGGGACGGTAGTAAAAAATACTTTAATTGAGTTAAATGAAGATCATGTAATACCTATACTTGATATTGTTTTGAAGAATACGCCGCTATTTGAGTGGAAAATGATACAGATAGCAAAAAGATTTGGAGTTGTAAGGGCAAACTCTGAAAAATATTTGATGAAGAATATTCTAAAATTATACAGAAACACGCCGCTTTATGAAGAAACATTAAATGAGTTATACCACGATAAACTTGAAATTGAGCCAGTAAAAGAATTTATCAGAAATATAAAAAATGGAAAAATTAACATTGTAATAAATAAGAATAATGAACCTTCTACTTTTTCAAAATATCTATTAGAAGGATCCTCATTTGAGCTTCTGTATCCAAAAAGACCAGATAAGGAAATTATAAAATATCTAAAGAAAAGACTTCTTGAAAAAAGAGTCACTGTAGCATGTCTTCACTGCAGAAACTGGAAAACTACTCTTTCAGTAAATAACTTTGATGATAACCCGCAATGTCCCCAATGTAGTGCACGATATATTGGAATTTTAAGAAGGCGCGAAGATTTGGAAATAGTTCGCAAAGGCCAAAAAGGAAAGTTGGACGAAGAAGAAAAAAAGACTTTGAAAGAAATAAAGGACTCTGCAGATTTAATACTGCCTTACGGTAAAAAAGCCATAATTGTTTTAGCTGGAATTGGAATAGGGCCAAGAACTGCAAAGAGAATACTAGCAAAAGATAGAAAAAATGAAGAAGATCTTTTTAGGGATATCCTTTCTGCAGAAAGGGTATATGCTAGAACCAAGATGTTCTGGCAATCAAACAAACAGTAA
- a CDS encoding metallophosphoesterase — translation MDLYPVINQSAIIIESDKRYLVIADLHLGKEYEYYKKGIKVPDVGQKMKSDILKIIKRKNIDELILLGDIKHNLPFTSYFEKLNLPKFLDFDIPVKLIKGNHDGNIEEIVSNEVMKSFKIEDYVLTHGHILIEGSNLIMGHVHPVVEFIDSNGKITRLKCFLRIEGPQNVIVLPSFNPLIEGVSINKDEEIPGPYFESGRFEIKDFDCYLLDGTYMGKVRDIYR, via the coding sequence ATGGACTTGTACCCTGTAATCAATCAATCTGCGATAATCATTGAATCTGATAAACGATACCTTGTTATTGCAGATCTTCATCTAGGCAAAGAATATGAGTATTACAAAAAAGGGATAAAAGTTCCAGATGTTGGACAAAAAATGAAGTCCGACATATTAAAAATCATTAAAAGAAAAAACATAGACGAGCTTATATTGCTGGGAGATATAAAGCACAATCTTCCATTTACTTCCTATTTTGAAAAATTAAATTTGCCTAAGTTTCTTGATTTTGACATACCTGTTAAACTGATAAAGGGGAATCATGACGGGAATATCGAGGAAATAGTCAGTAATGAGGTCATGAAATCTTTTAAGATAGAAGACTATGTTTTGACTCATGGCCACATCCTCATCGAAGGAAGTAATTTAATAATGGGCCACGTTCACCCAGTAGTTGAATTCATTGATTCAAACGGAAAAATAACTCGTTTAAAGTGCTTTCTTAGAATTGAAGGGCCACAAAATGTGATTGTTTTGCCTTCTTTTAATCCTTTAATAGAGGGCGTTTCGATAAACAAGGATGAAGAAATACCCGGACCTTATTTTGAGAGTGGCAGATTTGAAATAAAAGATTTTGATTGTTACCTTCTTGATGGAACCTATATGGGAAAAGTAAGGGATATCTATCGCTGA